A single Dictyoglomus sp. DNA region contains:
- the cas4 gene encoding CRISPR-associated protein Cas4 has product MCGLLNINMAYVNGTLIASYFICKRELWFMAHELTPDQDNSFLELGRFIEEDYYKREEKGFIVGEMKIDIVKQGDENVIIGEIKKSSRSELTGIMQLSYYLMRLKEIGIIAKGEVLIPKERKKIPVELTKEIEEKLRKAIEEIQMIIMEPFPPKLEKIPYCTHCAYREFCWS; this is encoded by the coding sequence TTGTGTGGTCTACTAAACATAAATATGGCTTATGTAAATGGAACCTTAATAGCAAGCTATTTTATATGTAAAAGAGAATTATGGTTTATGGCTCATGAACTTACTCCTGATCAAGATAATTCTTTTCTAGAATTAGGAAGATTCATAGAAGAGGATTACTATAAAAGAGAAGAAAAAGGTTTTATAGTAGGAGAAATGAAAATTGATATAGTAAAACAAGGAGACGAGAATGTTATTATTGGAGAAATCAAAAAATCAAGTAGATCAGAACTTACTGGAATAATGCAGCTATCTTATTATTTAATGAGATTAAAAGAAATTGGAATTATAGCAAAAGGAGAAGTATTAATTCCTAAAGAGAGAAAGAAAATTCCTGTAGAACTCACAAAAGAGATAGAAGAGAAATTAAGAAAAGCTATAGAAGAAATCCAAATGATCATAATGGAGCCTTTTCCACCTAAACTCGAAAAAATACCTTATTGTACTCATTGTGCATATAGAGAATT